A genomic region of Brienomyrus brachyistius isolate T26 chromosome 6, BBRACH_0.4, whole genome shotgun sequence contains the following coding sequences:
- the LOC125745322 gene encoding uncharacterized protein LOC125745322 isoform X5 — MRPGMHTAQTQWITVCGGGTMRPGMHTAQTQWITVCGGGTMQPGMHTAQTQWITVCRGAPCSRACTQHKHSGLQYAGGAPCGRACTQHKHSGLQYAGWHHAAGHAHNTNTMDYSMRGGTMRPGMHTTQTQWITVCGVAPCGRACTQHKHSGLQYAGGHHAAGHAHNTNTMDYSMQGGTMRPGMHTAQTQWITVCGGGTMRPGMHTAQTQWITVCGGGTMRPGMHTAQTQWITVCGGGTMQPGMHTAQTQWITVCRGAPCGRACTQHKHNGLQYAGWHHAAGHAHSTNTVDYSMRGGTMRPGMHTAQTQWITVCGVAPCGRACTQHKHSGLQYAGGAPCGRACTQHKHSGLQYVGGAPCSWACTNTMDNELNPQWRGTEGNMATDKNEAVKANVDELKKCCHVFM; from the exons ATGCGGccaggcatgcacacagcacaaacacagtGGATTACAgtatgtggggggggcaccatgcggccgggcatgcacacagcacaaacacaATGGATTACAgtatgtggggggggcaccatgcagccgggcatgcacacagcacaaacacagtGGATTACAGTATGCAGGGGGGCACCATGCAGCCgggcatgcacacagcacaaacacagtGGATTACAGTATGCGGG gggggcaccatgcggccgggcatgcacacagcacaaacacagtGGATTACAGTATGCGGGgtggcaccatgcggccgggcatgcacacaacacaaacacaatgGATTACAGTATGCGGGgtggcaccatgcggccgggcatgcacacaacacaaacacaatgGATTACAGTATGCGGGgtggcaccatgcggccgggcatgcacacagcacaaacacagtGGATTACAGTATGCAggggggcaccatgcggccgggcatgcacacaacacaaacacaatgGATTACAGTATGCAggggggcaccatgcggccgggcatgcacacagcacaaacacagtGGATTACAgtatgtggggggggcaccatgcggccgggcatgcacacagcgcaaacacaatggattacagtatgtggggggggcaccatgcggccgggcatgcacacagcgcaaacacaatggattacagtatgtggggggggcaccatgcagccgggcatgcacacagcacaaacacagtGGATTACAGTATGCAggggggcaccatgcggccgggcatgcacacaacacaaacacaatgGATTACAGTATGCGGGgtggcaccatgcggccgggcatgcacacagcacaaacacagtGGATTACAGTATGCGGGgtggcaccatgcggccgggcatgcacacagcacaaacacagtGGATTACAGTATGCGGGgtggcaccatgcggccgggcatgcacacagcacaaacacagtGGATTACAGTATGCGGG gggggcaccatgcggccgggcatgcacacagcacaaacacagtGGATTACAgtatgtggggggggcaccatgCAGCTGGGCATGCACAAACACAATGGATAATGAGCTTAATCCACAATGGAGGGGCACTGAAGGTAACATGGCTACCGACAAAAATGAAGCGGTAAAAGCAAATGTagatgaattaaaaaaatgttgCCATGTTTTTATGTGA
- the LOC125745322 gene encoding uncharacterized protein LOC125745322 isoform X10: protein MRPGMHTAQTQWITVCGGGTMRPGMHTAQTQWITVCGGGTMQPGMHTAQTQWITVCRGAPCSRACTQHKHSGLQYAGGAPCGRACTQHKHSGLQYVGGAPCGRACTQRKHNGLQYVGGAPCGRACTQRKHNGLQYVGGAPCSRACTQHKHSGLQYAGGHHAAGHAHNTNTMDYSMRGGTMRPGMHTAQTQWITVCGVAPCGRACTQHKHSGLQYAGWHHAAGHAHSTNTVDYSMRGGTMRPGMHTTQTQWITVCGVAPCGRACTQHKHNGLQYAGGAPCGRACTQHKHSGLQYVGGAPCSWACTNTMDNELNPQWRGTEGNMATDKNEAVKANVDELKKCCHVFM from the exons ATGCGGccaggcatgcacacagcacaaacacagtGGATTACAgtatgtggggggggcaccatgcggccgggcatgcacacagcacaaacacaATGGATTACAgtatgtggggggggcaccatgcagccgggcatgcacacagcacaaacacagtGGATTACAGTATGCAGGGGGGCACCATGCAGCCgggcatgcacacagcacaaacacagtGGATTACAGTATGCGGG gggggcaccatgcggccgggcatgcacacagcacaaacacagtGGATTACAgtatgtggggggggcaccatgcggccgggcatgcacacagcgcaaacacaatggattacagtatgtggggggggcaccatgcggccgggcatgcacacagcgcaaacacaatggattacagtatgtggggggggcaccatgcagccgggcatgcacacagcacaaacacagtGGATTACAGTATGCAggggggcaccatgcggccgggcatgcacacaacacaaacacaatgGATTACAGTATGCGGGgtggcaccatgcggccgggcatgcacacagcacaaacacagtGGATTACAGTATGCGGGgtggcaccatgcggccgggcatgcacacagcacaaacacagtGGATTACAGTATGCGGGgtggcaccatgcggccgggcatgcacacagcacaaacacagtGGATTACAGTATGCGGGgtggcaccatgcggccgggcatgcacacaacacaaacacaatgGATTACAGTATGCGGGgtggcaccatgcggccgggcatgcacacaacacaaacacaatgGATTACAGTATGCGGG gggggcaccatgcggccgggcatgcacacagcacaaacacagtGGATTACAgtatgtggggggggcaccatgCAGCTGGGCATGCACAAACACAATGGATAATGAGCTTAATCCACAATGGAGGGGCACTGAAGGTAACATGGCTACCGACAAAAATGAAGCGGTAAAAGCAAATGTagatgaattaaaaaaatgttgCCATGTTTTTATGTGA
- the LOC125745322 gene encoding uncharacterized protein LOC125745322 isoform X6 — MRGGHHAAGHAHSTNTVDYSMRGGTMRPGMHTTQTQWITVCGVAPCGRACTQHKHNGLQYAGWHHAAGHAHSTNTVDYSMQGGTMRPGMHTTQTQWITVCRGAPCGRACTQHKHSGLQYVGGAPCGRACTQRKHNGLQYVGGAPCGRACTQRKHNGLQYVGGAPCSRACTQHKHSGLQYAGGHHAAGHAHNTNTMDYSMRGGTMRPGMHTAQTQWITVCGVAPCGRACTQHKHSGLQYAGWHHAAGHAHSTNTVDYSMRGGTMRPGMHTTQTQWITVCGVAPCGRACTQHKHNGLQYAGGAPCGRACTQHKHSGLQYVGGAPCSWACTNTMDNELNPQWRGTEGNMATDKNEAVKANVDELKKCCHVFM; from the exons ATGCGGG gggggcaccatgcggccgggcatgcacacagcacaaacacagtGGATTACAGTATGCGGGgtggcaccatgcggccgggcatgcacacaacacaaacacaatgGATTACAGTATGCGGGgtggcaccatgcggccgggcatgcacacaacacaaacacaatgGATTACAGTATGCGGGgtggcaccatgcggccgggcatgcacacagcacaaacacagtGGATTACAGTATGCAggggggcaccatgcggccgggcatgcacacaacacaaacacaatgGATTACAGTATGCAggggggcaccatgcggccgggcatgcacacagcacaaacacagtGGATTACAgtatgtggggggggcaccatgcggccgggcatgcacacagcgcaaacacaatggattacagtatgtggggggggcaccatgcggccgggcatgcacacagcgcaaacacaatggattacagtatgtggggggggcaccatgcagccgggcatgcacacagcacaaacacagtGGATTACAGTATGCAggggggcaccatgcggccgggcatgcacacaacacaaacacaatgGATTACAGTATGCGGGgtggcaccatgcggccgggcatgcacacagcacaaacacagtGGATTACAGTATGCGGGgtggcaccatgcggccgggcatgcacacagcacaaacacagtGGATTACAGTATGCGGGgtggcaccatgcggccgggcatgcacacagcacaaacacagtGGATTACAGTATGCGGGgtggcaccatgcggccgggcatgcacacaacacaaacacaatgGATTACAGTATGCGGGgtggcaccatgcggccgggcatgcacacaacacaaacacaatgGATTACAGTATGCGGG gggggcaccatgcggccgggcatgcacacagcacaaacacagtGGATTACAgtatgtggggggggcaccatgCAGCTGGGCATGCACAAACACAATGGATAATGAGCTTAATCCACAATGGAGGGGCACTGAAGGTAACATGGCTACCGACAAAAATGAAGCGGTAAAAGCAAATGTagatgaattaaaaaaatgttgCCATGTTTTTATGTGA
- the LOC125745322 gene encoding uncharacterized protein LOC125745322 isoform X3, which produces MWGGHHAAGHAHSTNTMDYSMWGGHHAAGHAHSTNTVDYSMQGGTMQPGMHTAQTQWITVCGVAPCGRACTQHKHNGLQYVGGAPCSRACTQHKHNGLQYAGGHHAAGHAHSTNTVDYSMRGGTMRPGMHTTQTQWITVCGVAPCGRACTQHKHNGLQYAGWHHAAGHAHSTNTVDYSMQGGTMRPGMHTTQTQWITVCRGAPCGRACTQHKHSGLQYVGGAPCGRACTQRKHNGLQYVGGAPCGRACTQRKHNGLQYVGGAPCSRACTQHKHSGLQYAGGHHAAGHAHNTNTMDYSMRGGTMRPGMHTAQTQWITVCGVAPCGRACTQHKHSGLQYAGGAPCGRACTQHKHSGLQYVGGAPCSWACTNTMDNELNPQWRGTEGNMATDKNEAVKANVDELKKCCHVFM; this is translated from the exons atgtggggggggcaccatgcggccgggcatgcacacagcacaaacacaATGGATTACAgtatgtggggggggcaccatgcagccgggcatgcacacagcacaaacacagtGGATTACAGTATGCAGGGGGGCACCATGCAGCCgggcatgcacacagcacaaacacagtGGATTACAGTATGCGGGgtggcaccatgcggccgggcatgcacacaacacaaacacaatggattacagtatgtggggggggcaccatgcagccgggcatgcacacaacacaaacacaatgGATTACAGTATGCAggggggcaccatgcggccgggcatgcacacagcacaaacacagtGGATTACAGTATGCGGGgtggcaccatgcggccgggcatgcacacaacacaaacacaatgGATTACAGTATGCGGGgtggcaccatgcggccgggcatgcacacaacacaaacacaatgGATTACAGTATGCGGGgtggcaccatgcggccgggcatgcacacagcacaaacacagtGGATTACAGTATGCAggggggcaccatgcggccgggcatgcacacaacacaaacacaatgGATTACAGTATGCAggggggcaccatgcggccgggcatgcacacagcacaaacacagtGGATTACAgtatgtggggggggcaccatgcggccgggcatgcacacagcgcaaacacaatggattacagtatgtggggggggcaccatgcggccgggcatgcacacagcgcaaacacaatggattacagtatgtggggggggcaccatgcagccgggcatgcacacagcacaaacacagtGGATTACAGTATGCAggggggcaccatgcggccgggcatgcacacaacacaaacacaatgGATTACAGTATGCGGGgtggcaccatgcggccgggcatgcacacagcacaaacacagtGGATTACAGTATGCGGGgtggcaccatgcggccgggcatgcacacagcacaaacacagtGGATTACAGTATGCGGG gggggcaccatgcggccgggcatgcacacagcacaaacacagtGGATTACAgtatgtggggggggcaccatgCAGCTGGGCATGCACAAACACAATGGATAATGAGCTTAATCCACAATGGAGGGGCACTGAAGGTAACATGGCTACCGACAAAAATGAAGCGGTAAAAGCAAATGTagatgaattaaaaaaatgttgCCATGTTTTTATGTGA
- the LOC125745322 gene encoding uncharacterized protein LOC125745322 isoform X1, whose amino-acid sequence MWGGHHAAGHAHSTNTMDYSMWGGHHAAGHAHSTNTVDYSMQGGTMQPGMHTAQTQWITVCGVAPCGRACTQHKHNGLQYVGGAPCSRACTQHKHNGLQYAGGHHAAGHAHSTNTVDYSMRGGTMRPGMHTTQTQWITVCGVAPCGRACTQHKHNGLQYAGWHHAAGHAHSTNTVDYSMQGGTMRPGMHTTQTQWITVCRGAPCGRACTQHKHSGLQYVGGAPCGRACTQRKHNGLQYVGGAPCGRACTQRKHNGLQYVGGAPCSRACTQHKHSGLQYAGGHHAAGHAHNTNTMDYSMRGGTMRPGMHTAQTQWITVCGVAPCGRACTQHKHSGLQYAGWHHAAGHAHSTNTVDYSMRGGTMRPGMHTTQTQWITVCGVAPCGRACTQHKHNGLQYAGGAPCGRACTQHKHSGLQYVGGAPCSWACTNTMDNELNPQWRGTEGNMATDKNEAVKANVDELKKCCHVFM is encoded by the exons atgtggggggggcaccatgcggccgggcatgcacacagcacaaacacaATGGATTACAgtatgtggggggggcaccatgcagccgggcatgcacacagcacaaacacagtGGATTACAGTATGCAGGGGGGCACCATGCAGCCgggcatgcacacagcacaaacacagtGGATTACAGTATGCGGGgtggcaccatgcggccgggcatgcacacaacacaaacacaatggattacagtatgtggggggggcaccatgcagccgggcatgcacacaacacaaacacaatgGATTACAGTATGCAggggggcaccatgcggccgggcatgcacacagcacaaacacagtGGATTACAGTATGCGGGgtggcaccatgcggccgggcatgcacacaacacaaacacaatgGATTACAGTATGCGGGgtggcaccatgcggccgggcatgcacacaacacaaacacaatgGATTACAGTATGCGGGgtggcaccatgcggccgggcatgcacacagcacaaacacagtGGATTACAGTATGCAggggggcaccatgcggccgggcatgcacacaacacaaacacaatgGATTACAGTATGCAggggggcaccatgcggccgggcatgcacacagcacaaacacagtGGATTACAgtatgtggggggggcaccatgcggccgggcatgcacacagcgcaaacacaatggattacagtatgtggggggggcaccatgcggccgggcatgcacacagcgcaaacacaatggattacagtatgtggggggggcaccatgcagccgggcatgcacacagcacaaacacagtGGATTACAGTATGCAggggggcaccatgcggccgggcatgcacacaacacaaacacaatgGATTACAGTATGCGGGgtggcaccatgcggccgggcatgcacacagcacaaacacagtGGATTACAGTATGCGGGgtggcaccatgcggccgggcatgcacacagcacaaacacagtGGATTACAGTATGCGGGgtggcaccatgcggccgggcatgcacacagcacaaacacagtGGATTACAGTATGCGGGgtggcaccatgcggccgggcatgcacacaacacaaacacaatgGATTACAGTATGCGGGgtggcaccatgcggccgggcatgcacacaacacaaacacaatgGATTACAGTATGCGGG gggggcaccatgcggccgggcatgcacacagcacaaacacagtGGATTACAgtatgtggggggggcaccatgCAGCTGGGCATGCACAAACACAATGGATAATGAGCTTAATCCACAATGGAGGGGCACTGAAGGTAACATGGCTACCGACAAAAATGAAGCGGTAAAAGCAAATGTagatgaattaaaaaaatgttgCCATGTTTTTATGTGA
- the LOC125745322 gene encoding uncharacterized protein LOC125745322 isoform X2, with product MRPGMHTAQTQWITVCGGGTMRPGMHTAQTQWITVCGGGTMQPGMHTAQTQWITVCRGAPCSRACTQHKHSGLQYAGGAPCGRACTQHKHSGLQYAGWHHAAGHAHNTNTMDYSMRGGTMRPGMHTTQTQWITVCGVAPCGRACTQHKHSGLQYAGGHHAAGHAHNTNTMDYSMQGGTMRPGMHTAQTQWITVCGGGTMRPGMHTAQTQWITVCGGGTMRPGMHTAQTQWITVCGGGTMQPGMHTAQTQWITVCRGAPCGRACTQHKHNGLQYAGWHHAAGHAHSTNTVDYSMRGGTMRPGMHTAQTQWITVCGVAPCGRACTQHKHSGLQYAGWHHAAGHAHNTNTMDYSMRGGTMRPGMHTTQTQWITVCGVAPCGRACTQHKHNGLQYAGGHHAAGHAHSTNTVDYSMWGGHHAAGHAQTQWIMSLIHNGGALKVTWLPTKMKR from the exons ATGCGGccaggcatgcacacagcacaaacacagtGGATTACAgtatgtggggggggcaccatgcggccgggcatgcacacagcacaaacacaATGGATTACAgtatgtggggggggcaccatgcagccgggcatgcacacagcacaaacacagtGGATTACAGTATGCAGGGGGGCACCATGCAGCCgggcatgcacacagcacaaacacagtGGATTACAGTATGCGGG gggggcaccatgcggccgggcatgcacacagcacaaacacagtGGATTACAGTATGCGGGgtggcaccatgcggccgggcatgcacacaacacaaacacaatgGATTACAGTATGCGGGgtggcaccatgcggccgggcatgcacacaacacaaacacaatgGATTACAGTATGCGGGgtggcaccatgcggccgggcatgcacacagcacaaacacagtGGATTACAGTATGCAggggggcaccatgcggccgggcatgcacacaacacaaacacaatgGATTACAGTATGCAggggggcaccatgcggccgggcatgcacacagcacaaacacagtGGATTACAgtatgtggggggggcaccatgcggccgggcatgcacacagcgcaaacacaatggattacagtatgtggggggggcaccatgcggccgggcatgcacacagcgcaaacacaatggattacagtatgtggggggggcaccatgcagccgggcatgcacacagcacaaacacagtGGATTACAGTATGCAggggggcaccatgcggccgggcatgcacacaacacaaacacaatgGATTACAGTATGCGGGgtggcaccatgcggccgggcatgcacacagcacaaacacagtGGATTACAGTATGCGGGgtggcaccatgcggccgggcatgcacacagcacaaacacagtGGATTACAGTATGCGGGgtggcaccatgcggccgggcatgcacacagcacaaacacagtGGATTACAGTATGCGGGgtggcaccatgcggccgggcatgcacacaacacaaacacaatgGATTACAGTATGCGGGgtggcaccatgcggccgggcatgcacacaacacaaacacaatgGATTACAGTATGCGGGgtggcaccatgcggccgggcatgcacacagcacaaacacaATGGATTACAGTATGCAggggggcaccatgcggccgggcatgcacacagcacaaacacagtGGATTACAgtatgtggggggggcaccatgCAGCTGGGCATGCACAAACACAATGGATAATGAGCTTAATCCACAATGGAGGGGCACTGAAGGTAACATGGCTACCGACAAAAATGAAGCGGTAA
- the LOC125745322 gene encoding uncharacterized protein LOC125745322 isoform X8, whose protein sequence is MRPGMHTAQTQWITVCGGGTMRPGMHTAQTQWITVCGGGTMQPGMHTAQTQWITVCRGAPCSRACTQHKHSGLQYAGGAPCGRACTQHKHSGLQYAGWHHAAGHAHNTNTMDYSMRGGTMRPGMHTTQTQWITVCGVAPCGRACTQHKHSGLQYAGGHHAAGHAHNTNTMDYSMQGGTMRPGMHTAQTQWITVCGGGTMRPGMHTAQTQWITVCGGGTMRPGMHTAQTQWITVCGGGTMQPGMHTAQTQWITVCRGAPCGRACTQHKHNGLQYAGWHHAAGHAHSTNTVDYSMRGGHHAAGHAHSTNTVDYSMWGGHHAAGHAQTQWIMSLIHNGGALKVTWLPTKMKR, encoded by the exons ATGCGGccaggcatgcacacagcacaaacacagtGGATTACAgtatgtggggggggcaccatgcggccgggcatgcacacagcacaaacacaATGGATTACAgtatgtggggggggcaccatgcagccgggcatgcacacagcacaaacacagtGGATTACAGTATGCAGGGGGGCACCATGCAGCCgggcatgcacacagcacaaacacagtGGATTACAGTATGCGGG gggggcaccatgcggccgggcatgcacacagcacaaacacagtGGATTACAGTATGCGGGgtggcaccatgcggccgggcatgcacacaacacaaacacaatgGATTACAGTATGCGGGgtggcaccatgcggccgggcatgcacacaacacaaacacaatgGATTACAGTATGCGGGgtggcaccatgcggccgggcatgcacacagcacaaacacagtGGATTACAGTATGCAggggggcaccatgcggccgggcatgcacacaacacaaacacaatgGATTACAGTATGCAggggggcaccatgcggccgggcatgcacacagcacaaacacagtGGATTACAgtatgtggggggggcaccatgcggccgggcatgcacacagcgcaaacacaatggattacagtatgtggggggggcaccatgcggccgggcatgcacacagcgcaaacacaatggattacagtatgtggggggggcaccatgcagccgggcatgcacacagcacaaacacagtGGATTACAGTATGCAggggggcaccatgcggccgggcatgcacacaacacaaacacaatgGATTACAGTATGCGGGgtggcaccatgcggccgggcatgcacacagcacaaacacagtGGATTACAGTATGCGGG gggggcaccatgcggccgggcatgcacacagcacaaacacagtGGATTACAgtatgtggggggggcaccatgCAGCTGGGCATGCACAAACACAATGGATAATGAGCTTAATCCACAATGGAGGGGCACTGAAGGTAACATGGCTACCGACAAAAATGAAGCGGTAA
- the LOC125745322 gene encoding uncharacterized protein LOC125745322 isoform X11 produces the protein MWGGHHAAGHAHSTNTMDYSMWGGHHAAGHAHSTNTVDYSMQGGTMQPGMHTAQTQWITVCGGGTMRPGMHTAQTQWITVCGGGTMRPGMHTAQTQWITVCGGGTMRPGMHTAQTQWITVCGGGTMQPGMHTAQTQWITVCRGAPCGRACTQHKHNGLQYAGWHHAAGHAHSTNTVDYSMRGGTMRPGMHTAQTQWITVCGVAPCGRACTQHKHSGLQYAGWHHAAGHAHNTNTMDYSMRGGTMRPGMHTTQTQWITVCGVAPCGRACTQHKHNGLQYAGGHHAAGHAHSTNTVDYSMWGGHHAAGHAQTQWIMSLIHNGGALKVTWLPTKMKR, from the exons atgtggggggggcaccatgcggccgggcatgcacacagcacaaacacaATGGATTACAgtatgtggggggggcaccatgcagccgggcatgcacacagcacaaacacagtGGATTACAGTATGCAGGGGGGCACCATGCAGCCgggcatgcacacagcacaaacacagtGGATTACAGTATGCGGG gggggcaccatgcggccgggcatgcacacagcacaaacacagtGGATTACAgtatgtggggggggcaccatgcggccgggcatgcacacagcgcaaacacaatggattacagtatgtggggggggcaccatgcggccgggcatgcacacagcgcaaacacaatggattacagtatgtggggggggcaccatgcagccgggcatgcacacagcacaaacacagtGGATTACAGTATGCAggggggcaccatgcggccgggcatgcacacaacacaaacacaatgGATTACAGTATGCGGGgtggcaccatgcggccgggcatgcacacagcacaaacacagtGGATTACAGTATGCGGGgtggcaccatgcggccgggcatgcacacagcacaaacacagtGGATTACAGTATGCGGGgtggcaccatgcggccgggcatgcacacagcacaaacacagtGGATTACAGTATGCGGGgtggcaccatgcggccgggcatgcacacaacacaaacacaatgGATTACAGTATGCGGGgtggcaccatgcggccgggcatgcacacaacacaaacacaatgGATTACAGTATGCGGGgtggcaccatgcggccgggcatgcacacagcacaaacacaATGGATTACAGTATGCAggggggcaccatgcggccgggcatgcacacagcacaaacacagtGGATTACAgtatgtggggggggcaccatgCAGCTGGGCATGCACAAACACAATGGATAATGAGCTTAATCCACAATGGAGGGGCACTGAAGGTAACATGGCTACCGACAAAAATGAAGCGGTAA
- the LOC125745322 gene encoding uncharacterized protein LOC125745322 isoform X7 — MWGGHHAAGHAHSTNTMDYSMWGGHHAAGHAHSTNTVDYSMQGGTMQPGMHTAQTQWITVCGVAPCGRACTQHKHNGLQYVGGAPCSRACTQHKHNGLQYAGGHHAAGHAHSTNTVDYSMRGGTMRPGMHTTQTQWITVCGVAPCGRACTQHKHNGLQYAGWHHAAGHAHSTNTVDYSMQGGTMRPGMHTTQTQWITVCRGAPCGRACTQHKHSGLQYVGGAPCGRACTQRKHNGLQYVGGAPCGRACTQRKHNGLQYVGGAPCSRACTQHKHSGLQYAGGHHAAGHAHNTNTMDYSMRGGTMRPGMHTAQTQWITVCGGGTMRPGMHTAQTQWITVCGGGTMQLGMHKHNG, encoded by the exons atgtggggggggcaccatgcggccgggcatgcacacagcacaaacacaATGGATTACAgtatgtggggggggcaccatgcagccgggcatgcacacagcacaaacacagtGGATTACAGTATGCAGGGGGGCACCATGCAGCCgggcatgcacacagcacaaacacagtGGATTACAGTATGCGGGgtggcaccatgcggccgggcatgcacacaacacaaacacaatggattacagtatgtggggggggcaccatgcagccgggcatgcacacaacacaaacacaatgGATTACAGTATGCAggggggcaccatgcggccgggcatgcacacagcacaaacacagtGGATTACAGTATGCGGGgtggcaccatgcggccgggcatgcacacaacacaaacacaatgGATTACAGTATGCGGGgtggcaccatgcggccgggcatgcacacaacacaaacacaatgGATTACAGTATGCGGGgtggcaccatgcggccgggcatgcacacagcacaaacacagtGGATTACAGTATGCAggggggcaccatgcggccgggcatgcacacaacacaaacacaatgGATTACAGTATGCAggggggcaccatgcggccgggcatgcacacagcacaaacacagtGGATTACAgtatgtggggggggcaccatgcggccgggcatgcacacagcgcaaacacaatggattacagtatgtggggggggcaccatgcggccgggcatgcacacagcgcaaacacaatggattacagtatgtggggggggcaccatgcagccgggcatgcacacagcacaaacacagtGGATTACAGTATGCAggggggcaccatgcggccgggcatgcacacaacacaaacacaatgGATTACAGTATGCGGGgtggcaccatgcggccgggcatgcacacagcacaaacacagtGGATTACAGTATGCGGG gggggcaccatgcggccgggcatgcacacagcacaaacacagtGGATTACAgtatgtggggggggcaccatgCAGCTGGGCATGCACAAACACAATGGATAA